One genomic window of Elaeis guineensis isolate ETL-2024a chromosome 2, EG11, whole genome shotgun sequence includes the following:
- the LOC105056420 gene encoding splicing factor U2af large subunit A isoform X2, with protein sequence MQPHKHFQDKKMKSKRISGFDMPPAATMIPAAVVAGQMTGATSASPGIFPNMFPSTPGQLSALSLMPYQAMTQQATRHARRVYVGGLSPTANEQSVAAFFNQVMAAIGGNTAGPGDAVVNVYINHEKMFAFVEMRSVEEASNAMALDGIIFEGAPVKVRRPTDYNPALAATLGPSQPNPNLNLAAVGLTPGSGGVLEGPDRIFVGGIPHFLTEEKIRELLEMFGPLRGFNLVKDRETGNSKGYAFCIYQDLAVTDIACAALNGIKMGDKTLTVRRANQGLTQPRPEQENLLLQAQQQVALQKLAFQMAPLPTKVVCLKQAVSEDELTNDEEFEDIVEDMRCEGEKYGKLVNVVIPRPGPNGESSPGVGKVFLEYADTEGSTKARQGMNGRKFGGKEVVAIFYPESKFAQGEYDG encoded by the exons ATGCAACCACACAAGCATTTCCAGGACAAGAAAATGAAAAG CAAACGTATCAGTGGTTTTGACATGCCACCTGCAGCTACTATGATACCTGCTGCAGTCGTTGCAG GTCAGATGACAGGGGCCACAAGTGCTAGTCCTGGGATTTTTCCAAACATGTTTCCATCAACACCTGGACAG TTGTCAGCTCTCTCTTTGATGCCTTATCAGGCAATGACGCAACAG GCAACTAGACATGCTCGGCGTGTTTATGTTGGAGGCCTTTCTCCTACTGCTAACGAGCAG TCGGTTGCTGCCTTTTTTAACCAGGTTATGGCAGCAATTGGAGGAAACACTGCTGGGCCAG gtgaTGCTGTTGTTAATGTGTATATAAATCATGAGAAGATGTTTGCTTTTGTTGAAATGAGGTCGGTAGAAGAAGCAAGCAATGCGATGGCCTTGGATGGCATCATATTTGAG GGAGCACCTGTGAAAGTGAGAAGGCCCACTGATTACAACCCTGCTCTTGCTGCTACACTCGGCCCAAGCCAACCCAATCCCAATCTTAACCTTGCTGCAGTTGGGCTTACACCAGGTTCTGGTGGTGTGCTTGAGGGTCCTGATCGTATATTTGTGGGTGGGATTCCACACTTTCTTACAGAAGAAAAGATACGAGAGTTGCTTGAGATGTTTGGTCCTCTTCGAGGTTTTAATCTTGTCAAGGACAGGGAAACTGGTAACTCAAAGGGCTATGCCTTCTGTATTTACCAGGACCTCGCAGTCACAGACATTGCATGTGCAGCACTTAATGGCATCAAAATGGGAGATAAAACTCTTACTGTTAGACGTGCAAACCAAGGTTTAACCCAGCCTAGGCCTGAACAAGAAAATTTGTTACTACAGGCTCAACAGCAAGTGGCATTGCAG aaGCTTGCTTTCCAAATGGCACCCCTTCCAACCAAGGTAGTATGCTTAAAGCAGGCGGTGAGTGAAGATGAATTGACAAATGATGAAGAATTTGAAGATATTGTAGAAGACATGAGATGTGAAGGCGAGAAATATG GTAAGCTGGTAAATGTTGTCATCCCTCGACCAGGTCCAAATGGAGAATCATCTCCTGGAGTTGGAAAG GTATTCTTGGAATATGCTGACACAGAAGGATCTACCAAAGCCAGGCAGGGCATGAATGGCAGGAAATTTGGGGGCAAAGAAGTTGTTGCCATCTTTTATCCAGAGAGCAAGTTTGCCCAAGGAGAATATGACGGCTAG
- the LOC105056420 gene encoding splicing factor U2af large subunit B isoform X3, with protein sequence MLGRLSHHAANGRELTTVAFLESMHWFDGSCSPSKGQMTGATSASPGIFPNMFPSTPGQLSALSLMPYQAMTQQATRHARRVYVGGLSPTANEQSVAAFFNQVMAAIGGNTAGPGDAVVNVYINHEKMFAFVEMRSVEEASNAMALDGIIFEGAPVKVRRPTDYNPALAATLGPSQPNPNLNLAAVGLTPGSGGVLEGPDRIFVGGIPHFLTEEKIRELLEMFGPLRGFNLVKDRETGNSKGYAFCIYQDLAVTDIACAALNGIKMGDKTLTVRRANQGLTQPRPEQENLLLQAQQQVALQKLAFQMAPLPTKVVCLKQAVSEDELTNDEEFEDIVEDMRCEGEKYGKLVNVVIPRPGPNGESSPGVGKVFLEYADTEGSTKARQGMNGRKFGGKEVVAIFYPESKFAQGEYDG encoded by the exons ATGTTGGGTCGCTTGTCCCACCATGCTGCCAATGGGCGTGAGCTGACTACTGTAGCTTTTTTGGAATCAATGCACTGGTTTGATGGTTCTTGTTCACCTTCAAAAG GTCAGATGACAGGGGCCACAAGTGCTAGTCCTGGGATTTTTCCAAACATGTTTCCATCAACACCTGGACAG TTGTCAGCTCTCTCTTTGATGCCTTATCAGGCAATGACGCAACAG GCAACTAGACATGCTCGGCGTGTTTATGTTGGAGGCCTTTCTCCTACTGCTAACGAGCAG TCGGTTGCTGCCTTTTTTAACCAGGTTATGGCAGCAATTGGAGGAAACACTGCTGGGCCAG gtgaTGCTGTTGTTAATGTGTATATAAATCATGAGAAGATGTTTGCTTTTGTTGAAATGAGGTCGGTAGAAGAAGCAAGCAATGCGATGGCCTTGGATGGCATCATATTTGAG GGAGCACCTGTGAAAGTGAGAAGGCCCACTGATTACAACCCTGCTCTTGCTGCTACACTCGGCCCAAGCCAACCCAATCCCAATCTTAACCTTGCTGCAGTTGGGCTTACACCAGGTTCTGGTGGTGTGCTTGAGGGTCCTGATCGTATATTTGTGGGTGGGATTCCACACTTTCTTACAGAAGAAAAGATACGAGAGTTGCTTGAGATGTTTGGTCCTCTTCGAGGTTTTAATCTTGTCAAGGACAGGGAAACTGGTAACTCAAAGGGCTATGCCTTCTGTATTTACCAGGACCTCGCAGTCACAGACATTGCATGTGCAGCACTTAATGGCATCAAAATGGGAGATAAAACTCTTACTGTTAGACGTGCAAACCAAGGTTTAACCCAGCCTAGGCCTGAACAAGAAAATTTGTTACTACAGGCTCAACAGCAAGTGGCATTGCAG aaGCTTGCTTTCCAAATGGCACCCCTTCCAACCAAGGTAGTATGCTTAAAGCAGGCGGTGAGTGAAGATGAATTGACAAATGATGAAGAATTTGAAGATATTGTAGAAGACATGAGATGTGAAGGCGAGAAATATG GTAAGCTGGTAAATGTTGTCATCCCTCGACCAGGTCCAAATGGAGAATCATCTCCTGGAGTTGGAAAG GTATTCTTGGAATATGCTGACACAGAAGGATCTACCAAAGCCAGGCAGGGCATGAATGGCAGGAAATTTGGGGGCAAAGAAGTTGTTGCCATCTTTTATCCAGAGAGCAAGTTTGCCCAAGGAGAATATGACGGCTAG
- the LOC105056420 gene encoding splicing factor U2af large subunit B isoform X4, with protein sequence MTGATSASPGIFPNMFPSTPGQLSALSLMPYQAMTQQATRHARRVYVGGLSPTANEQSVAAFFNQVMAAIGGNTAGPGDAVVNVYINHEKMFAFVEMRSVEEASNAMALDGIIFEGAPVKVRRPTDYNPALAATLGPSQPNPNLNLAAVGLTPGSGGVLEGPDRIFVGGIPHFLTEEKIRELLEMFGPLRGFNLVKDRETGNSKGYAFCIYQDLAVTDIACAALNGIKMGDKTLTVRRANQGLTQPRPEQENLLLQAQQQVALQKLAFQMAPLPTKVVCLKQAVSEDELTNDEEFEDIVEDMRCEGEKYGKLVNVVIPRPGPNGESSPGVGKVFLEYADTEGSTKARQGMNGRKFGGKEVVAIFYPESKFAQGEYDG encoded by the exons ATGACAGGGGCCACAAGTGCTAGTCCTGGGATTTTTCCAAACATGTTTCCATCAACACCTGGACAG TTGTCAGCTCTCTCTTTGATGCCTTATCAGGCAATGACGCAACAG GCAACTAGACATGCTCGGCGTGTTTATGTTGGAGGCCTTTCTCCTACTGCTAACGAGCAG TCGGTTGCTGCCTTTTTTAACCAGGTTATGGCAGCAATTGGAGGAAACACTGCTGGGCCAG gtgaTGCTGTTGTTAATGTGTATATAAATCATGAGAAGATGTTTGCTTTTGTTGAAATGAGGTCGGTAGAAGAAGCAAGCAATGCGATGGCCTTGGATGGCATCATATTTGAG GGAGCACCTGTGAAAGTGAGAAGGCCCACTGATTACAACCCTGCTCTTGCTGCTACACTCGGCCCAAGCCAACCCAATCCCAATCTTAACCTTGCTGCAGTTGGGCTTACACCAGGTTCTGGTGGTGTGCTTGAGGGTCCTGATCGTATATTTGTGGGTGGGATTCCACACTTTCTTACAGAAGAAAAGATACGAGAGTTGCTTGAGATGTTTGGTCCTCTTCGAGGTTTTAATCTTGTCAAGGACAGGGAAACTGGTAACTCAAAGGGCTATGCCTTCTGTATTTACCAGGACCTCGCAGTCACAGACATTGCATGTGCAGCACTTAATGGCATCAAAATGGGAGATAAAACTCTTACTGTTAGACGTGCAAACCAAGGTTTAACCCAGCCTAGGCCTGAACAAGAAAATTTGTTACTACAGGCTCAACAGCAAGTGGCATTGCAG aaGCTTGCTTTCCAAATGGCACCCCTTCCAACCAAGGTAGTATGCTTAAAGCAGGCGGTGAGTGAAGATGAATTGACAAATGATGAAGAATTTGAAGATATTGTAGAAGACATGAGATGTGAAGGCGAGAAATATG GTAAGCTGGTAAATGTTGTCATCCCTCGACCAGGTCCAAATGGAGAATCATCTCCTGGAGTTGGAAAG GTATTCTTGGAATATGCTGACACAGAAGGATCTACCAAAGCCAGGCAGGGCATGAATGGCAGGAAATTTGGGGGCAAAGAAGTTGTTGCCATCTTTTATCCAGAGAGCAAGTTTGCCCAAGGAGAATATGACGGCTAG
- the LOC105056431 gene encoding probable protein phosphatase 2C 55 yields MPSSYLSRKKGLQASSEFLLGWGQNFFLGSTWSFSWKPFSDLGQSVHRTSRSSVSVCRDFHTSDCCKGPSVIGTLSRTFSVPSVTGPSCQPFSYNIDSLLSDPQQRLLCTLFRRNIMSACNYLLGRAEPGAQHLENGNSGGQMLNSVMRADISYNYKGLDYCKRISGSLKNREPWGTNMVYKCLWSNATGTSWKSNFSLEPGMQDLHSQCAVPYSAGAAPHMSLDGTSQEEQLENLVVSSDLKVLGDRSLKLLSGSCCLPHPDKVETGGEDAYFICVDEQAIGVADGVGGWADLGVDAGQYARELMSNSANAIREEPKGSIDPARVLEKAYSSTKAKGSSTACIIALTDQGLHAVNLGDSGFVVVRDGCTIFRSPVQQHDFNFTYQLESGSGSDLPSVAQVFTFPVSPGDVIIAGTDGLFDNLYNTEVTAVVVQAVRTGLGPQVTAQKIAALARQRAQDKNRQTPFSIAAQDAGYRYYGGKLDDITVVVSYITVSSS; encoded by the exons ATGCCATCTTCCTATTTGTCAAGGAAAAAAGGGCTGCAAGCTTCATCAGAATTCCTACTAGGCTGGGGCCAGAACTTCTTTCTGGGCAGTACCTGGTCTTTTTCATGGAAGCCCTTCTCTGATCTTGGCCAGAGTGTTCATCGGACTTCTCGGTCTTCTGTTAGTGTCTGTAGAGATTTCCATACAAGTGATTGTTGCAAGGGACCATCCGTCATTGGAACGCTCTCTCGCACCTTTTCTGTGCCTTCTGTGACCGGACCTTCTTGCCAGCCTTTTTCGTATAACATTGACAGTCTGCTTTCTGATCCCCAGCAGAGGCTTCTCTGCACATTGTTCCGGAGAAATATAATGTCTGCTTGCAACTATTTATTGGGTAGAGCTGAACCAGGTGCTCAGCATCTGGAGAATGGGAACAGCGGTGGACAAATGTTGAATTCAGTGATGCGGGCTGATATCAGTTATAACTATAAAGGTCTTGATTATTGCAAAAGAATAAGTGGTAGCTTGAAAAATAGAGAACCTTGGGGTACTAATATGGTCTACAAGTGTTTATGGTCTAATGCAACTGGGACAAGTTGGAAGTCTAATTTTTCCTTAGAACCAGGGATGCAAGATTTACATTCACAGTGTGCAGTTCCATATTCTGCTGGGGCAGCTCCTCACATGTCTTTGGATGGAACTTCACAGGAAGAGCAGCTTGAGAATTTGGTGGTATCGTCTGACCT AAAAGTACTGGGTGATAGGTCTTTGAAGCTGCTTTCTGGATCTTGTTGCCTGCCGCACCCAGATAAGGTCGAAACTGGTGGGGAGGATGCCTATTTCATATGTGTTGATGAGCAAGCCATTGGTGTGGCAGATGGTGTTGGTGGCTGGGCAGACCTTGGAGTTGATGCAGGACAATATGCTCGGGAGCTTATGTCTAATTCAGCAAATGCAATCCGAGAAGAGCCAAAGGGGTCCATTGATCCAGCAAGGGTTCTAGAGAAGGCTTATTCCAGCACAAAAGCAAAGGGATCATCAACAGCATGCATCATTGCTCTCACAGATCAG GGTCTTCATGCTGTAAACCTTGGGGACAGTGGCTTTGTAGTTGTTAGGGATGGATGCACCATCTTCAGGTCACCTGTACAACAACATGACTTCAATTTCACTTACCAACTTGAGAGTGGCAGTGGCAGTGACCTCCCAAGTGTTGCCCAG GTATTTACCTTCCCTGTCTCACCTGGTGATGTCATCATCGCGGGAACAGATGGATTGTTTGATAATTTGTATAATACTGAAGTTACAGCAGTAGTTGTCCAAGCTGTCAGAACCGGGCTCGGGCCTCAAGTGACAGCTCAGAAGATAGCTGCACTTGCCCGCCAACGAGCGCAGGATAAGAACCGGCAAACACCTTTCTCCATTGCTGCCCAGGATGCTGGGTATCGGTATTATGGCGGCAAACTTGATGACATTACAGTTGTGGTATCCTACATCACTGTTTCCAGTTCTTGA